One stretch of Podospora pseudoanserina strain CBS 124.78 chromosome 4, whole genome shotgun sequence DNA includes these proteins:
- a CDS encoding hypothetical protein (EggNog:ENOG503P7ID; COG:S), which produces MSSETSVTNPPTFFVNLPTINLEKATAFFVALNFDHIKLWSDDKSSAFRLPGANSQVSLMIHVHERFKTFNRPGTSVVDAFKSTEALFSFMAKDKASVDAFIEQAVNAGGKADPYVLKNYGQDMGMYNRSFEDLDGHIWEVCSMVGLCPGA; this is translated from the coding sequence ATGTCCTCCGAAACCAGtgtcaccaacccccctacCTTCTTTGTCAATCTCCCAACCATAAATCTCGAGAAAGCAACCGCCTTCTTCGTCGCTCTCAACTTCGACCACATCAAGCTTTGGTCCGATGACAAATCTTCCGCATTCCGCCTTCCCGGTGCCAACTCCCAAGTCTCTCTCATGATTCATGTCCATGAGCGTTTCAAAACATTCAACCGGCCTGGCACATCCGTTGTTGACGCTTTCAAGTCGACCGAGgcccttttttctttcatgGCGAAAGACAAAGCGAGTGTGGATGCGTTTATTGAGCAGGCGGTCAATGCAGGTGGCAAGGCAGATCCGTATGTGTTGAAGAATTATGGGCAGGATATGGGCATGTACAACCGCAGCTTTGAGGACTTGGATGGGCATATCTGGGAGGTTTGCTCTATGGTTGGGCTGTGTCCTGGAGCTTGA